One window of the Carcharodon carcharias isolate sCarCar2 chromosome 26, sCarCar2.pri, whole genome shotgun sequence genome contains the following:
- the pex11a gene encoding peroxisomal membrane protein 11A isoform X4, translated as MDSFVKITSLSQGRDRIFRTTQYACMLLNYLIHKNGSNKELVSKLKQLESNMSAGRKLFRLGNTVDAVQAARRNVQLSDPMLRFCLTVIPLSRAVYFICDNILWMGSVGLTDINKEKWNKRCNRYYFFSLIISLSRDVYEIVQLLKEEALVQKEQQCKSISHLGKKHVQRDFVWTLRVRTEAFFMLLFQSLKSNPPVLLDIVKNLCDLALPLDKLGICKTNPGVVGLGGLVSSILSILTLTHPALKLRP; from the exons ATGGATTCTTTTGTGAAAATCACTTCCCTCAGCCAAGGCAGGGACAGAATCTTCAG AACCACTCAGTATGCATGCATGTTACTTAATTATCTAATTCACAAGAATGGTAGCAACAAGGAGCTGGTTTCAAAGCTCAAACAGTTGGAGTCTAACATGAGTGCAGGACGTAAGT TGTTCCGGCTAGGTAACACGGTGGATGCAGTTCAGGCAGCCAGAAGAAATGTTCAGCTTTCAGACCCAATGCTTCGGTTTTGCCTCACAGTCATTCCTCTCAGTCGGGCTGTGTACTTCATCTGTGATAATATTCTCTGGATGGGATCAGTGGGACTTACTGATATTAACAAGGAGAAATGGAACAAGCGGTGCAACCGCTACTACTTCTTCTCATTAATTATCAGCCTGAGCAGAGATGTCTATGAGATTGTCCAACTCCTGAAAGAAGAAGCACTGGTCCAAAAGGAACAGCAGTGCAAATCCATAAGCCACCTGGGAAAGAAGCACGTGCAGAGAGATTTTGTCTGGACactgagggtcaggactgaggcttTCTTCATGCTGCTTTTTCAAAGTCTTAAAAGCAATCCTCCTGTATTACTTGACATTGTTAAAAACCTCTGTGACCTTGCCCTTCCTTTAGACAAACTAGGCATTTGCAAAACCAATCCTGGAGTTGTGGGTCTCGGTGGTCTTGTTTCCTCAATTCTCTCAATTCTAACTTTGACACACCCAGCACTGAAATTGAGACCATGA